The Amycolatopsis tolypomycina genomic interval GCTCGCGGACGGCCTGTCCAACAGCGAGATCGCGGAGCGGCTGGTGATCAGCCAGGAGACGGTCAAGACGTTCGTTTCGCGCATCCTGACCAAACTGGACCTGCGCGACCGCGTCCAGGCGGTCGTCTACGCCTACCGGCACGGGTTGGTGACGTGACCGGGAAACCCGGTCACGTCACCAGGGACTACATGTGCACGGCGCCCGGCGCCGCTTCGCCCTTCGGGACGCCCGGGCGCAGCAGCAGGCCGCTGAGCACCGCGCCGGCCACGAAGATCACCGCGGCCCACGTGAACGCCGTCGTGTAGCTCTCGATGGCCGCCTCGGCCGCCAGCTGCGGCGTCGGGGTCTTGCCCGCGAGGTAGGCCGTGGCCGCGTTGCCGGCCAGCGTCGACAGCAGCGCCGTGCCGATCGAACCGCCGACCTGCTGCGCGGTGTTCACCGCCGCCGACGCGACGCCCGAGTCGTGCGCCTCGACGCCGAAGGTCGCGACGCTCATCGCCGGCGCCATGGCCAGGCCGATGCCGAGGCCCATCACCAGCAGCGGGCCGAGGACGCCGGAGACGTACGTGCTGCCGAGGTCGATGCCGCTCAGCCAGAACAGGCCGGCCGCGGCGATCGCCATCCCGGTCGGCACCAGCGGCCGCGGGCCGAACCGCGGCAGCAGCACGGCCGTCGCCGACGTGGCCGACAGCATCAGCGTCGCCACCATCGGCAGGAAGCCGACGCCGCTCTGGATCGGCGTGAACTGCAGGTTCTGCTGCACGTAGAACGTCAGGAACAGGAAGATCGCGAACATCCCGATGGCGAGCAGGAACATCGCCAGGTAGGAGCCGCCGCGGTCGCGGTCGAGCAGCACGCGCAGCGGCAGCAGCGGGTGTTCGACGCGCTGCTGCAGCCACACGAACACGCCCAGCAGCACCACGCCGCCGGCCAGGAAACCCCAGACCGACGCCGACGACCACGAGTCCGACTCGGCGTTCGCGAAGCCGTAGACCAGCGCGAACAGACCGGCCGACGCGGTGATCGTGCCCGGCAGGTCGAGCTTCGGCCGCGGCCCCTCGTCCTTCTGGTTGCGCAGCAGGACCGAGCTGCCGGCGAACGCGACGACGGCGAAGATGATGTTCACGAACATGCACCAGCGCCAGTCGAGGTACTCGGTGAGCACGCCGCCGAGCAGCAGCCCGACCGCCGCGCCGCCACCGCCGATGGCGCCGAACACACCGAACGCGCGGCCGCGTTCCTTCGGGTCGGTGAACGTCGTGGTCAGCAGCGAAAGCGTGGCGGGCGCGAGCAGCGCGCCGAACACGCCCTGTGCCGCCCGGGCGACCAGCAGCATCTCGATGTTGGTCGCGAAGCCGCCGAGCGCCGACACCGCGGCGAAGCCGGCCAGGCCGACGAGGAGGGCGTTCTTGCGGCCGAAGAGGTCCGCGAGCCGCCCGCCGAGCAGCAGCAGGCTGCCGAACGCGAGCGCGTAGGCCGTGACGACCCACTGCCGGGCGTCGTTGGAAAAGCCCAGGTCGACCTGGGCGGAGGGCAGCGCGATGTTCACGACGGTCGCGTCCAGCACGACCATCAGCTGTGCGATGCCGATCATCACCAGGATCAGCCAGCGTCTGGAGTGGTGCGGGTTCTCGGCGGCGCGCGTGTCCCCCGACGGCGCGACGGCGAGTGTGGACTCGGACATGGAGGGTCCTCACAGGAAGTGATCAGAAGACTATGTGGAGTAGGTATCTCCCCTTACTCGGCCCAAGGTACACAAGAACCGGAGATGGCGCCTCTACTTCAGCGGTTAGACTGGGGTCATGGCACGGGACGCTGGTCCCGCCGCACCGGCGCGGCCGCTGCGGCGTGACGCTGAACTCAACCGCCGTCGCATCCTGGCGTCGGCCCGCGAAGTGTTCGGCCGGCGCGGGCTCGAGGCCACGCTGGACGACATCGCCCACCACGCCGGCCTCGGCGTCGGCACGGTCTACCGCCGCTTCCCCAGCAAGGAACACCTGGTCGAGGCCATGTTCGCCGAGCGGATGGAGGAACTCGGCGACCTCGCCGCGA includes:
- a CDS encoding MFS transporter, encoding MSESTLAVAPSGDTRAAENPHHSRRWLILVMIGIAQLMVVLDATVVNIALPSAQVDLGFSNDARQWVVTAYALAFGSLLLLGGRLADLFGRKNALLVGLAGFAAVSALGGFATNIEMLLVARAAQGVFGALLAPATLSLLTTTFTDPKERGRAFGVFGAIGGGGAAVGLLLGGVLTEYLDWRWCMFVNIIFAVVAFAGSSVLLRNQKDEGPRPKLDLPGTITASAGLFALVYGFANAESDSWSSASVWGFLAGGVVLLGVFVWLQQRVEHPLLPLRVLLDRDRGGSYLAMFLLAIGMFAIFLFLTFYVQQNLQFTPIQSGVGFLPMVATLMLSATSATAVLLPRFGPRPLVPTGMAIAAAGLFWLSGIDLGSTYVSGVLGPLLVMGLGIGLAMAPAMSVATFGVEAHDSGVASAAVNTAQQVGGSIGTALLSTLAGNAATAYLAGKTPTPQLAAEAAIESYTTAFTWAAVIFVAGAVLSGLLLRPGVPKGEAAPGAVHM